In a genomic window of candidate division TA06 bacterium B3_TA06:
- a CDS encoding deoxyguanosinetriphosphate triphosphohydrolase — protein sequence MSQSIRERREELEGKIFFHPYATLSANSKGRLSPEPPDPVRTVFERDTHRILYSLSFRRLRHKTQVFLLPENDHIATRMEHALYVASISTTIARALGLNSDLVNAIALGHDLGHAPFGHEGEKALNEVVEPYGLRFEHELHSLRTVDHLAKLIGKQEAGLNLSFEVRDGVVSHLGETAEPLVEPDFEKAPSRLYETRRGIDKPVTLEGCIVRIVDRVAYLGRDLEDALRAHLIKEEDVPQVVRKTLGTNNGRIIGTLVEDLIEGNEEHPRSIGFSPKINSAVRSLYRFNYDRVYLHPRVAKHHENVHGIIRLLFERLHEYLVKGGYEEGDKPSVFTQLDYFVRYTSCEQGADPAQVVMDFVSGMTDNYAVRCFEELYIPRGIR from the coding sequence ATGAGCCAATCGATCCGCGAGCGCAGAGAAGAGCTTGAGGGAAAGATCTTCTTTCACCCCTATGCGACGCTTTCGGCAAACTCCAAGGGCAGGCTGAGTCCTGAGCCACCGGATCCGGTTCGCACCGTTTTCGAGCGCGATACTCACCGCATCCTCTACAGCCTTTCGTTCCGTCGGCTGCGGCACAAAACCCAGGTTTTCCTTCTGCCTGAAAACGATCACATCGCCACCCGCATGGAGCACGCTTTATACGTGGCTTCCATATCAACGACCATTGCCAGGGCGCTGGGACTGAACTCTGATCTTGTTAACGCTATAGCCCTTGGCCACGACCTTGGGCACGCGCCGTTCGGCCACGAGGGAGAGAAGGCATTGAACGAGGTGGTCGAGCCTTATGGGCTTCGCTTCGAGCACGAGCTGCACTCGCTGAGAACGGTCGATCACCTGGCAAAGCTGATCGGCAAACAAGAGGCAGGGCTGAACCTCTCCTTCGAGGTAAGAGACGGCGTCGTGTCGCACCTCGGGGAGACCGCCGAGCCTTTGGTGGAGCCTGACTTTGAAAAGGCCCCGTCACGTTTGTATGAAACTCGGCGCGGGATTGACAAGCCTGTGACCCTTGAGGGATGCATCGTGCGGATCGTGGATAGGGTTGCCTACCTTGGCCGCGATCTTGAGGACGCGCTCCGCGCGCATCTTATTAAGGAGGAGGACGTGCCGCAGGTTGTCCGCAAGACGCTGGGGACAAACAACGGGCGGATAATCGGGACCCTGGTCGAGGATCTGATCGAGGGCAACGAGGAGCACCCGCGCTCGATTGGCTTCAGCCCAAAGATCAACTCGGCGGTTCGCTCGCTTTACCGCTTCAACTACGATCGCGTCTACCTGCATCCACGCGTGGCAAAGCATCATGAGAACGTGCACGGCATCATCAGACTCCTCTTTGAGAGACTCCACGAATACCTGGTGAAGGGAGGGTATGAGGAAGGCGATAAGCCGAGTGTTTTCACGCAGTTGGATTACTTTGTTCGCTACACCTCCTGCGAGCAAGGTGCTGACCCGGCCCAGGTGGTGATGGACTTTGTTTCCGGCATGACCGACAACTACGCGGTCCGCTGCTTCGAGGAGCTGTATATCCCGCGAGGGATTAGGTAA
- a CDS encoding nitroreductase, with product MDRWNTFFEIVSRRRSIRRYEDRPVEEEKIRKMLESLRLAPSSSNSQPWHVVVVRDKEVISALSKAAPLGSRFVISWMSGAPLVFVLTVRRKLTHRVAHVFGHSNLWLDAGIAGEHLVLAAHALGLGTCWIGWFNEKKVRELVDIPRSYEVVALIPCGYPAEEPEPRTRKNLNQIYSIERFGTSEGMDEIS from the coding sequence ATGGATAGATGGAATACCTTTTTTGAGATCGTAAGTAGACGCCGAAGCATCCGTCGCTACGAGGATCGCCCGGTCGAGGAAGAAAAGATCCGAAAGATGCTTGAGTCGCTCAGGCTTGCGCCCTCATCCTCGAACTCGCAGCCCTGGCACGTGGTGGTGGTGAGAGATAAGGAGGTAATCTCAGCACTCTCAAAGGCCGCACCTTTAGGGTCGCGCTTCGTGATCTCCTGGATGTCCGGGGCTCCGTTGGTGTTCGTCTTAACAGTGCGCCGGAAACTAACACACAGGGTGGCCCATGTATTCGGACACTCAAACCTCTGGCTCGATGCAGGGATAGCCGGTGAGCATCTTGTATTGGCAGCGCACGCCCTCGGGCTCGGCACCTGCTGGATCGGCTGGTTCAACGAGAAAAAGGTGCGCGAGCTTGTGGATATACCTCGTTCCTACGAGGTGGTGGCTTTGATACCGTGCGGTTATCCGGCTGAAGAACCCGAACCCCGGACACGGAAAAACCTGAACCAGATATACTCAATTGAGCGATTCGGCACCTCAGAGGGGATGGATGAGATATCCTGA
- a CDS encoding phosphoribosylaminoimidazolesuccinocarboxamide synthase, with protein MKKLIEGKTKIIYDRGNGTVEMVFCLYDVLVHYFHPFGDGTVHMVSKDDITSGDGAQHDVIQGKAELATRTTANVFELLDRHGVATHYIKRIDSLRLLCKRCKMIPLEVVIRGTAAGSYLKRNPEAVEGQDFDPRPVEFFIKDDARHDPIISFGQDRWYLYPPKEPVSDSNVIDEMEPLLNPAEIKEVTCLARQVFDVLFAAWAKLNIKLIDLKIEVGRSDEGKLVVADVIDNDSWRIWPGGDKTKQLDKQVYRDTRDLESTRSKYAVVADLTDRFPRVLPRGS; from the coding sequence ATGAAAAAATTAATTGAGGGCAAAACCAAGATAATCTACGATCGGGGGAACGGCACGGTCGAGATGGTCTTCTGCCTTTACGATGTACTTGTGCATTATTTCCACCCCTTTGGCGACGGCACCGTTCACATGGTCTCCAAGGACGATATCACCTCAGGCGACGGTGCCCAGCATGACGTTATCCAGGGTAAGGCGGAGCTTGCCACCAGAACCACCGCCAACGTTTTCGAGCTTTTGGACCGCCACGGCGTCGCCACTCACTACATCAAACGGATCGACTCTCTGAGGCTCCTCTGCAAGCGCTGCAAGATGATTCCTTTAGAGGTGGTAATCCGCGGCACCGCCGCTGGTTCCTACCTCAAGCGCAATCCAGAGGCTGTCGAAGGGCAAGACTTCGATCCTAGGCCGGTGGAGTTCTTTATAAAGGACGACGCCCGTCACGATCCCATCATCAGCTTTGGCCAGGACCGCTGGTATCTTTATCCTCCCAAGGAGCCAGTGTCGGATTCAAACGTTATCGATGAGATGGAGCCCCTCCTTAATCCTGCAGAGATAAAAGAGGTAACCTGCCTCGCCCGGCAGGTTTTCGATGTCCTCTTCGCAGCTTGGGCCAAGCTGAACATAAAGCTCATCGATCTCAAGATCGAGGTCGGTCGCAGTGATGAGGGCAAGCTGGTGGTTGCCGACGTGATTGATAACGACTCATGGCGCATCTGGCCGGGTGGGGATAAGACAAAGCAACTTGACAAGCAGGTCTACCGCGACACGCGCGATCTTGAAAGCACCCGTTCGAAATATGCCGTAGTCGCCGACCTCACCGACCGCTTTCCCCGTGTTCTACCCCGGGGGTCTTGA
- a CDS encoding DNA (cytosine-5-)-methyltransferase: protein MKRKLTPLARTLRKRMIDAEIKLWKYLSRKQLGVIFRRQYPIKEFIVDFISFDAKLVIEVDGSQHAGSEADKVRDEWFRSQGFKVLRFWDNEVLRNIEGVMKTIRREIE from the coding sequence ATGAAGAGAAAACTCACACCTTTGGCCAGAACCCTTCGCAAACGCATGATCGATGCAGAGATCAAACTCTGGAAGTATCTCAGCCGCAAACAGCTTGGCGTAATCTTTAGAAGACAGTATCCGATCAAAGAGTTCATAGTGGACTTCATTTCCTTTGATGCAAAGCTGGTTATAGAGGTGGATGGCAGTCAACATGCTGGTTCCGAAGCTGATAAGGTGAGGGACGAGTGGTTTCGATCTCAGGGATTCAAGGTGTTGAGGTTCTGGGACAACGAGGTTTTGAGGAACATTGAAGGGGTGATGAAAACTATCAGAAGGGAGATTGAGTAG